A section of the Eublepharis macularius isolate TG4126 chromosome 1, MPM_Emac_v1.0, whole genome shotgun sequence genome encodes:
- the PDIA6 gene encoding protein disulfide-isomerase A6 — protein sequence MGAFARRRLLLGTVSCTLFLAVNSLYSSSDDVIELTPTNFNREVIQSDSLWLVEFYAPWCGHCQRLTPEWKKAATALKGVVKIGAVDADKHQSLGGQYGVKGFPTIKIFGANKNKAEDYQGGRTSEAIVDGALSALRSLVKDRLSGRGGGYSSGKQSSRESGGSGKRDVIDLTDDTFDQNVLNSDDVWLVEFYAPWCGHCKNLEPEWAAAATEVKEQTKGKVKLAAVDATVNQVLASRYGIRGFPTIKVFQKGEDPVDYDGGRTKTDIVARALDLFSENAPPPELLEIINADVLKQTCDAHQLCIISVLPHILDTGAAGRNSYLEVMLKMADKYKKKMWGWLWTEAGAQSDLENSLGIGGFGYPAMAAVNARKMKFALLKGSFSEQGINEFLRELSVGRGSTAPVGAEAFSKINTVEPWDGKDGELPAEEDIDLSDVDLDDWDKDEL from the exons gaACAGTAAGCTGTACACTTTTTCTGGCTGTCAACAGCCTCTATTCCTCCAGTGACGATGTTATAGAGCTGACGCCAACCAACTTCAATAGGGAAGTCATTCAGAGTGACAGCTTGTGGCTAGTAGAGTTCTATGCACCATG GTGTGGTCACTGCCAAAGACTGACACCCGAGTGGAAAAAAGCAGCGACAGCATTAAaa GGTGTTGTGAAAATAGGGGCTGTCGACGCAGATAAGCACCAGTCATTAGGTGGTCAGTACGGTGTGAAAGGATTTCCCACAATCAAGATATTTGGTGCCAATAAGAACAAAGCAGAAGATTACCAAG GGGGCAGGACAAGTGAAGCTATTGTGGATGGGGCTCTAAGTGCCCTCCGGTCACTGGTGAAAGATCGCCTTAGCGGCAGAGGAGGTGGATATAGTTCTGGGAAACAG AGCAGCCGAGAAAGTGGAGGCTCGGGCAAAAGAGATGTGATTGACCTGACAGATGACACCTTTGATCAGAACGTTTTGAACAGTGATGACGTGTGGCTGGTAGAGTTTTATGCCCCTTGGTGTGGGCATTGCAAAAA TCTAGAGCCAGAATGGGCAGCGGCTGCAACAGAAGTGAAAGAGCAAACCAAGGGGAAAGTGAAGCTGGCTGCAGTTGATGCCACTGTAAACCAGGTGTTAGCAAGCCGGTACGGG ATCCGTGGATTTCCTACCATCAAGGTCTTCCAGAAAGGAGAAGACCCTGTTGATTATGATGGGGGAAGGACTAAAACAGATATTGTTGCTCGAGCTCTGGACTTGTTCTCGGAGAACGCACCACCACCTGAACTCCTAGAG ATTATTAATGCGGATGTCTTGAAGCAAACATGCGATGCTCACCAGCTCTGTATCATATCTGTCTTGCCTCATATTCTAGATACAG GAGCTGCAGGTAGAAATTCCTACTTGGAAGTTATGTTAAAAATGGCAGacaaatacaaaaagaagatgtGGGG GTGGTTGTGGACCGAAGCAGGGGCACAGTCGGATCTTGAGAATTCTTTGGGAATTGGAGGATTTGGCTATCCGGCCATGGCAGCAGTTAATGCTCGAAAAATGAAATTCGCCCTCCTGAAGGGCTCGTTCAGTGAACAAGGAATTAATGAATTCTTAAG AGAGCTGTCTGTTGGCCGTGGGTCGACGGCACCAGTAGGTGCGGAAGCTTTCTCCAAGATTAACACTGTAGAGCCATGGGATGGCAAAGATGGTGAG CTACCCGCTGAAGAGGATATAGATCTCAGTGATGTAGATCTTGATGATTGGGACAAGGATGAATTGTGA